From Eleftheria terrae, the proteins below share one genomic window:
- a CDS encoding Bug family tripartite tricarboxylate transporter substrate binding protein has product MLSPLSSRRRLLRSAAVLLASLGLLPAVQAQSWPQRPVTLVVPFPPGSATDVLARVLAEQMTRSLGQPVIVENKAGANGMIGTAMAAKAAPDGHTLLVATSTTHAANASLYRRLSYDPIKDFTPVTRLAQIPFVMLANPQVPAQTAAALVAHVRQNPGKLAWGSGSSGSLIPGHAFVTANRLDMLHVPYKGVPPAIMDAVGGSIQLVFGDLSTAVPQVKGGKLRALAVTSAAPHPMLPGIPPLSSVVPGFEMTAWFALYAPAGTPPALVQKINQAAAAGLRSPAAQQKLAPGGFEVTVGTPEELGLFAAKETVKWAKAVKQAGIAPE; this is encoded by the coding sequence ATGCTGTCCCCCTTGTCCTCCCGTCGCCGCCTGCTGCGCAGTGCGGCTGTCCTGCTGGCCTCGCTGGGGCTGCTGCCCGCCGTGCAGGCGCAGAGCTGGCCGCAGCGGCCGGTCACGCTGGTGGTGCCGTTCCCGCCCGGCAGCGCCACCGATGTGCTGGCCCGCGTGCTGGCCGAGCAGATGACGCGCAGCCTGGGCCAGCCGGTGATCGTCGAGAACAAGGCGGGTGCCAACGGCATGATCGGCACCGCCATGGCCGCCAAGGCGGCGCCTGACGGACACACCCTGCTGGTGGCGACCAGCACCACCCACGCGGCCAATGCCTCGCTCTACCGGCGCCTGTCCTACGACCCGATCAAGGACTTCACGCCGGTGACCCGGCTCGCGCAGATTCCCTTCGTGATGTTGGCCAACCCGCAGGTGCCGGCGCAGACCGCGGCTGCGCTGGTGGCGCATGTGCGCCAGAACCCGGGCAAGCTGGCCTGGGGGTCGGGCTCGAGCGGCAGCCTGATCCCGGGCCATGCCTTCGTGACCGCCAACCGGCTCGACATGCTGCACGTGCCCTACAAGGGCGTGCCGCCGGCCATCATGGACGCGGTGGGGGGCAGCATCCAGCTGGTGTTCGGCGACCTGTCCACCGCGGTGCCGCAGGTCAAGGGCGGCAAGCTGCGGGCACTGGCGGTCACTTCGGCGGCGCCGCACCCGATGCTGCCCGGCATCCCGCCGTTGTCCAGCGTGGTGCCGGGCTTCGAGATGACGGCCTGGTTCGCGCTCTATGCCCCGGCCGGCACGCCGCCGGCGCTCGTGCAAAAGATCAACCAGGCCGCCGCGGCCGGCCTGCGCAGCCCCGCCGCGCAGCAGAAGCTGGCGCCCGGCGGCTTCGAGGTCACGGTCGGCACGCCGGAGGAGCTCGGGCTGTTCGCGGCGAAGGAAACGGTCAAGTGGGCCAAGGCGGTGAAGCAGGCCGGCATTGCGCCGGAGTGA